In a single window of the Candidatus Nanopelagicales bacterium genome:
- a CDS encoding class I SAM-dependent methyltransferase encodes MDDVALNRVFHDHECGYYDERFGIVHDEVSAHAAVTEVEQLLGSRLRDGDVVVDVGCGTGWFAAGLTRLRPDVQVIGVDLSAGMLGKAASAGATVLVQGDATRLPFADGVVDVVVGRGVLHHLPDPVAALREWRRVMRPSGAVVLSSEPTPIVETHGAWLVAAMLRLPGLRGGLTAEDEFWELAAMAANLHTFRPQELRDMAQSVGFQEVTVAASGFAETMAMTASYAMHGHAPNLAARLPWRRIATVGSQVDRAALDKVLPESWRHTLTGRFR; translated from the coding sequence ATGGACGACGTCGCGCTGAACCGGGTGTTCCACGACCACGAATGCGGCTACTACGACGAGCGTTTCGGCATCGTTCACGACGAAGTATCGGCGCACGCAGCGGTCACCGAGGTCGAGCAACTCCTGGGATCGCGGCTGCGCGACGGTGACGTCGTCGTCGATGTCGGTTGCGGCACCGGATGGTTCGCCGCCGGACTGACTCGACTGCGCCCGGACGTGCAGGTGATCGGAGTGGACCTGTCAGCGGGCATGCTCGGGAAGGCGGCTTCCGCCGGGGCCACCGTGCTGGTCCAAGGTGACGCAACTCGCTTGCCGTTCGCGGACGGCGTCGTCGATGTCGTCGTCGGCCGCGGTGTGCTGCATCATCTTCCTGATCCAGTGGCTGCTCTGCGGGAGTGGCGTCGCGTGATGCGTCCGAGCGGTGCAGTCGTGCTGTCGAGCGAGCCCACGCCGATCGTGGAGACTCACGGCGCGTGGCTCGTCGCGGCCATGTTGCGACTGCCCGGGCTGCGGGGAGGCCTGACTGCGGAGGATGAGTTCTGGGAACTCGCAGCCATGGCCGCCAACCTGCACACCTTCAGGCCTCAGGAGTTGCGGGACATGGCGCAGTCGGTGGGTTTCCAGGAAGTGACGGTGGCAGCGTCAGGTTTCGCCGAGACGATGGCCATGACTGCCTCGTACGCGATGCACGGCCACGCCCCCAACCTGGCCGCGAGACTCCCGTGGCGGCGGATCGCGACAGTCGGATCGCAGGTCGACCGTGCGGCATTGGACAAGGTGCTGCCCGAGAGCTGGCGCCACACCCTCACGGGTCGTTTCCGGTGA